One genomic window of uncultured Fusobacterium sp. includes the following:
- the gatC gene encoding Asp-tRNA(Asn)/Glu-tRNA(Gln) amidotransferase subunit GatC produces the protein MALTREEVLKIAKLARLKFQPEEIEKFQVELNDILGYIDMLNEVDTEEVVALTQVNSHVNNLREDEVRESLSVEKALSNAPDGEDGAIIVPKVVGE, from the coding sequence ATGGCATTAACTAGAGAAGAGGTTTTAAAAATAGCTAAACTTGCTAGATTAAAATTTCAACCTGAAGAGATTGAAAAATTTCAAGTAGAATTAAATGATATTCTTGGGTATATTGATATGCTAAATGAAGTTGATACAGAAGAGGTAGTAGCTTTAACTCAAGTAAACTCTCATGTAAATAATTTGAGAGAAGATGAGGTAAGAGAATCTTTATCTGTTGAAAAAGCACTTTCTAATGCTCCAGATGGAGAAGATGGAGCTATAATTGTTCCAAA